The Clostridium sporogenes genome contains a region encoding:
- a CDS encoding YeiH family protein has translation MKKLKIILPGILLSFFIALLATWLGNLMPVIGGAVFGIIIGIIINNIVGKPKNTIEGVGFTSKKVLQWAIIVLGAGLSLSQVRKTGLESLEVTIFTIATAFITAYVVGKFFKIPDKLKTLIGVGTAICGGSAIAAISPIIEADEVEIAYSISTIFLFNIIAVLIFPPLGHLLGFSDKAFGLWAGTAINDTSSVVAAGYAFSNKAGEYATIVKLTRATLIIPISLIFSFITAYKKKKEAEMGTAEVNYSFKKIFPWFILWFLVASLLNTMGLFKGNTINYINELGKFLIVMALSAIGLSSNFKEMTKAGFKPILLGVIVWFNVAVVSIIIQFITGQI, from the coding sequence ATGAAAAAACTAAAAATTATATTACCAGGGATTTTGTTATCATTCTTTATAGCTCTATTAGCAACTTGGCTTGGAAACTTAATGCCGGTAATAGGGGGAGCAGTCTTTGGCATAATAATAGGTATAATAATAAATAATATTGTAGGTAAACCTAAAAATACTATAGAAGGAGTGGGATTCACATCAAAAAAAGTATTACAATGGGCTATTATAGTTTTAGGGGCAGGATTAAGTCTATCACAGGTTAGGAAAACAGGGTTAGAATCTTTAGAAGTTACTATATTTACAATAGCAACAGCCTTTATAACTGCCTATGTAGTGGGTAAGTTTTTTAAGATACCAGACAAACTAAAAACTTTAATAGGAGTAGGTACAGCTATATGTGGAGGTTCTGCTATTGCAGCTATATCTCCTATAATAGAAGCAGATGAAGTGGAGATAGCTTACTCTATATCCACTATATTTTTGTTTAACATAATAGCTGTTTTAATATTTCCACCCTTAGGCCATCTATTAGGATTTTCAGATAAAGCCTTTGGATTATGGGCAGGAACAGCTATAAATGATACCTCCTCTGTAGTAGCTGCAGGATATGCTTTTAGCAATAAAGCAGGAGAATATGCCACCATAGTTAAATTAACAAGAGCTACTCTAATAATACCAATATCATTAATATTTTCATTTATAACAGCCTATAAAAAGAAAAAAGAAGCTGAAATGGGAACGGCAGAAGTAAATTATTCCTTTAAAAAAATATTCCCATGGTTTATATTATGGTTTTTGGTAGCATCCCTATTAAATACTATGGGATTATTTAAAGGAAATACAATTAATTATATAAATGAGCTAGGAAAATTTTTAATAGTAATGGCACTATCAGCCATAGGGTTAAGTTCAAACTTTAAAGAAATGACTAAAGCGGGATTTAAACCAATACTTTTAGGTGTTATAGTATGGTTTAATGTAGCAGTAGTAAGTATAATAATACAATTTATAACAGGACAAATATAA
- a CDS encoding polysaccharide biosynthesis C-terminal domain-containing protein codes for MISGILNIVLDILLILKLGYDGAAIATVITFIISSLISNIYLNKYLNN; via the coding sequence ATTATTAGTGGTATTTTAAATATAGTATTAGATATTTTATTAATTCTAAAGTTAGGATATGATGGGGCTGCTATAGCAACTGTTATTACATTTATTATTTCTTCTTTAATTTCTAATATATATTTAAATAAGTATTTAAATAATTAA
- a CDS encoding phosphatase PAP2 family protein, translating to MIHKIKKNIVPLILMLTIPIVNVFYGILNNSNRGVYTLVTEFDKSVPFLAVFSIPYMVWYPFIIICLIYMCFKNRELYYKSLSSIVISLIISYIIFFFFQTTVPRPEVIGNDTFSGIVKFIYSTDNPYNCFPSIHVITTYIVMRYMLNNEVKNNRIINIIVTILGILIILSTEFIKQHVLLDIIFAIILGEGIYNMINYYGLEMIKKCQQKKYLLLMMKKKSEI from the coding sequence TTGATACACAAAATTAAAAAAAATATTGTACCATTAATTTTAATGTTAACAATACCAATAGTAAATGTTTTTTATGGTATTTTAAATAACTCAAATAGGGGAGTATATACTTTAGTTACGGAATTTGATAAATCGGTGCCTTTTTTAGCTGTATTTTCTATTCCTTATATGGTTTGGTATCCCTTTATAATTATATGTTTGATATATATGTGTTTCAAAAATAGAGAATTATATTATAAATCTTTGTCTAGCATAGTAATAAGTTTAATTATAAGTTATATTATATTCTTTTTTTTTCAAACCACAGTACCAAGACCAGAAGTAATAGGTAATGATACCTTTAGTGGTATTGTTAAATTTATATATAGTACAGATAATCCTTATAATTGTTTTCCAAGTATTCATGTTATAACTACTTATATTGTTATGAGATATATGTTAAACAATGAAGTAAAAAATAATAGAATAATTAATATTATTGTTACAATATTGGGGATACTTATTATATTATCTACTGAATTTATAAAACAACATGTTTTATTAGATATAATATTTGCTATAATCTTAGGTGAAGGAATTTATAATATGATAAATTATTATGGTTTGGAGATGATTAAGAAATGTCAGCAGAAAAAATACTTATTGTTGATGATGAAAAAGAAATCAGAGATTTAA
- a CDS encoding response regulator transcription factor: protein MSAEKILIVDDEKEIRDLIDIYLTNEGYTTLKASNGIEALELLKTNNVHLIILDIMMPKMDGIEACMKIREEKSMPIIMLSAKSEDMDKIIGLTTGADDYITKPFNPLELLARVKSQLRRYIKLNNSNGNENEDIVTIEDITINVATHEVRIGDQLVKLTPREFDILELLARNRGVVFSIEKIYELVWKEEFLDSNNTVMVHIRKLREKIEQNPRNPRYIKTVWGVGYKVEK from the coding sequence ATGTCAGCAGAAAAAATACTTATTGTTGATGATGAAAAAGAAATCAGAGATTTAATAGATATATACTTAACTAATGAAGGTTATACAACTTTAAAGGCATCTAATGGAATAGAAGCTTTAGAACTTTTAAAGACTAACAATGTTCATCTTATAATATTAGATATAATGATGCCTAAGATGGATGGAATAGAAGCTTGTATGAAAATAAGAGAAGAAAAAAGTATGCCTATAATAATGCTTTCAGCTAAAAGTGAAGATATGGACAAAATAATAGGATTGACTACAGGTGCAGATGATTATATAACAAAGCCTTTTAATCCTTTAGAGCTTTTAGCTAGAGTTAAATCCCAATTAAGAAGATATATAAAGCTTAACAATTCAAATGGAAATGAGAATGAAGATATTGTTACTATAGAAGATATAACTATAAATGTAGCAACTCATGAAGTTAGAATTGGAGATCAGCTAGTTAAACTTACACCAAGAGAATTTGATATTTTGGAGTTACTGGCTAGAAATAGAGGGGTAGTGTTTAGTATAGAAAAAATATATGAATTAGTATGGAAAGAGGAATTTTTAGATTCCAATAATACAGTGATGGTTCATATAAGAAAATTAAGAGAAAAAATAGAACAAAACCCTAGAAATCCAAGATATATAAAAACAGTTTGGGGAGTTGGGTATAAGGTTGAAAAATAG
- a CDS encoding sensor histidine kinase → MKNRIKRLFNKIMKPFKYVYKLISYKVKKSVRLELIFTFGLCFLMAIMTFVITNSYLTKASKYSEIDYDRGINEIYNYSLSISDEINRQKLKIEDKKIIQEIINTHWNMDKNNKIFIANTEGKILFKVENVEAEKVDIFEIIKNNIQLQNIENYRYDYDIGRKEFVSINPLMFENEKAYIIVQGIPRAETVYYTKDKSVSAFLLAVIVFIFGFLFITKRKMNYIEQISTGLLQISKGNLDYRVKRVGNDELALLADNINYMAKELSDKIEKERKIEKAKNDLITNVSHDLRTPLTSIMGYLGLIKEKKFKSEKELMEYANVAYNKSEKLKNLIQDLFSYTKYTNDRVDLNKQRIILAELLDQLIEELVPICEENKVSINKYSWDSEIVSEIDADKMVRVFENLIMNAIRYSIKPGEIKINLYRERVFSMVSISNKSEEISKEDLKKLFDRFYRLDKSRTASTGGSGLGLAIAKSIVEMHKGSIWAEYQKGYITFYIKLIMVEDE, encoded by the coding sequence TTGAAAAATAGAATAAAGAGATTATTTAATAAGATAATGAAACCCTTTAAATATGTATACAAATTAATATCTTATAAAGTTAAAAAAAGTGTAAGACTAGAGCTTATATTTACTTTTGGATTATGTTTTTTAATGGCTATTATGACCTTTGTTATAACTAATAGTTATCTAACTAAAGCTAGTAAGTATTCAGAAATAGATTATGACAGAGGAATAAATGAAATTTACAATTATTCTTTATCTATATCAGATGAAATTAATAGACAAAAATTAAAAATAGAAGATAAAAAAATAATACAAGAAATTATAAATACACATTGGAATATGGATAAAAATAATAAAATATTTATAGCTAATACTGAAGGTAAAATTCTTTTTAAAGTAGAAAATGTAGAAGCTGAAAAGGTTGATATATTTGAAATTATAAAAAATAATATACAGCTTCAAAACATAGAGAATTATAGATATGATTATGATATAGGAAGAAAAGAATTTGTAAGTATTAATCCATTGATGTTTGAAAATGAGAAGGCTTATATAATAGTTCAAGGTATACCAAGAGCAGAGACTGTATATTATACCAAGGATAAATCTGTAAGTGCATTTTTGTTAGCTGTTATAGTATTTATATTTGGATTTTTATTTATAACAAAAAGGAAGATGAATTATATAGAACAAATATCAACAGGACTTTTACAAATATCAAAAGGAAACTTAGATTATAGGGTAAAAAGAGTAGGAAATGATGAATTAGCATTATTAGCGGACAATATAAATTATATGGCAAAAGAGTTAAGTGATAAAATAGAAAAAGAAAGAAAAATAGAAAAGGCTAAAAATGACTTAATAACAAATGTTTCCCATGATTTAAGAACACCCCTTACGTCTATAATGGGTTATCTAGGATTAATAAAAGAAAAAAAATTTAAAAGTGAAAAAGAATTGATGGAATATGCAAATGTGGCTTACAATAAATCGGAAAAACTAAAAAATTTAATACAGGATTTATTCTCATATACTAAATATACAAATGACAGAGTAGACTTAAACAAACAAAGGATTATTTTAGCAGAATTATTAGATCAATTAATAGAAGAATTAGTACCTATATGTGAAGAAAATAAAGTAAGCATAAATAAATATTCCTGGGATTCTGAAATAGTATCAGAAATAGATGCGGATAAAATGGTAAGAGTTTTTGAAAATCTAATAATGAATGCTATAAGGTATAGTATAAAACCAGGAGAAATAAAAATTAATTTGTATAGAGAAAGAGTATTTTCTATGGTATCCATATCAAATAAAAGTGAAGAAATATCAAAAGAAGACCTAAAAAAATTATTTGATAGATTTTATAGGCTAGATAAATCAAGAACTGCATCAACTGGTGGAAGTGGTTTAGGTTTAGCTATAGCTAAGAGTATAGTAGAAATGCATAAAGGTAGTATTTGGGCGGAATACCAAAAGGGATATATAACTTTTTATATAAAATTGATTATGGTAGAGGATGAATAA